In Streptomyces violaceusniger Tu 4113, one DNA window encodes the following:
- the leuD gene encoding 3-isopropylmalate dehydratase small subunit — MEAFTTHTGRAVPLRRSNVDTDQIIPAHWLKKVTRDGFEDGLFEAWRKDPEFVLNTAAYKGGTVLVAGPDFGTGSSREHAVWALQNYGFKAVISSRFADIFRGNSLKNGLLTVVLPQETVDRLWKLVEADPTAEVTVDLVDRQVRAEGITADFELDENARWRLLEGLDDISLTLREDESIAAYEARRPSFKPSTVVV; from the coding sequence ATGGAAGCATTCACCACACACACCGGCCGGGCCGTTCCGCTGCGCCGCAGCAACGTGGACACGGACCAGATCATCCCGGCGCACTGGCTCAAGAAGGTCACCCGCGACGGCTTCGAGGACGGACTCTTCGAGGCCTGGCGCAAGGACCCGGAGTTCGTGCTCAACACGGCCGCGTACAAGGGCGGAACGGTGCTGGTGGCCGGTCCCGACTTCGGCACCGGCTCCTCGCGCGAGCACGCGGTATGGGCGCTGCAGAACTACGGCTTCAAGGCCGTCATCTCGTCCCGCTTCGCCGACATCTTCCGCGGCAACTCCCTCAAGAACGGGCTGCTGACCGTCGTCCTGCCGCAGGAGACCGTGGACCGGCTGTGGAAGCTGGTCGAGGCGGACCCCACCGCGGAGGTCACCGTGGACCTCGTCGACCGCCAGGTTCGAGCCGAGGGCATCACGGCTGATTTTGAGCTTGACGAGAATGCCCGGTGGCGACTCCTGGAGGGGCTGGACGACATCAGTCTCACCCTCAGGGAGGACGAATCCATCGCCGCGTACGAGGCGCGTCGTCCCTCCTTCAAGCCGAGCACGGTGGTGGTCTGA
- a CDS encoding HU family DNA-binding protein, whose product MNKAQLVEAIADKVGGRQQAAEAVDAVLDAIVRAVVAGERVSVTGFGSFEKVERPARYARNPQTGERVRVKKTSVPRFRAGQGFKDLVSGSKKLPRGGEVAVKKAPKGSLQVAAKKAAAKKATAKKAPAKKTTAKKATAKTAPAKAAAKKAPAKKATAKTAPAKAAAKKAPARKTSARKTTTKKTTARKR is encoded by the coding sequence GTGAACAAGGCGCAGCTCGTAGAAGCGATTGCCGACAAGGTTGGCGGCCGTCAGCAGGCCGCCGAAGCCGTCGACGCAGTTCTGGACGCCATCGTCCGGGCGGTCGTCGCCGGGGAGCGAGTTTCAGTCACTGGATTTGGTTCGTTCGAGAAGGTGGAACGGCCCGCCCGGTACGCCCGTAACCCGCAGACCGGGGAGCGCGTGAGGGTCAAGAAGACCTCGGTGCCCCGCTTCCGTGCCGGTCAGGGGTTCAAGGACCTGGTGAGCGGCTCCAAGAAGCTCCCGCGCGGCGGTGAGGTCGCCGTGAAGAAGGCCCCCAAGGGCAGCCTCCAGGTCGCCGCGAAGAAGGCCGCGGCCAAGAAGGCGACCGCCAAGAAGGCTCCTGCGAAGAAGACGACGGCCAAGAAGGCGACGGCCAAAACGGCCCCGGCCAAGGCCGCCGCCAAGAAGGCCCCCGCCAAGAAGGCGACGGCCAAGACGGCGCCCGCCAAGGCCGCCGCCAAGAAGGCCCCGGCGCGCAAGACGAGCGCCCGTAAGACCACCACGAAGAAGACCACCGCCAGGAAGCGCTAA
- a CDS encoding DUF3515 domain-containing protein: MECAHRSLTRRLVPLSATMALALVPVAGCSFIGDSDDSVALTVPSPSAQAAAVCRALHKELPTTVNGLKRGTTDPASDYTAVWGDPAVQLRCGVPRPAAMGSTTESAEVNGVEWLPEKQKDGYRFTTVLRRAYVEVTVPRKYAPEINALIDLAKAVKKTVPKGVA, translated from the coding sequence ATGGAATGCGCACACCGTAGTCTCACCCGAAGGCTCGTTCCGCTCTCCGCCACCATGGCGCTGGCCCTGGTGCCGGTGGCCGGTTGCTCCTTCATCGGGGATTCCGACGACAGCGTGGCGCTCACGGTTCCCTCGCCGTCCGCGCAGGCGGCGGCGGTGTGCCGAGCACTCCACAAGGAACTGCCCACCACCGTGAACGGGCTGAAGCGGGGCACCACCGATCCCGCCTCGGACTACACAGCCGTGTGGGGGGACCCCGCCGTGCAACTGCGCTGCGGGGTCCCCCGGCCGGCGGCCATGGGCTCCACGACCGAGTCGGCCGAGGTGAACGGCGTCGAGTGGCTGCCGGAGAAGCAAAAGGACGGCTACCGCTTCACCACCGTACTTCGCCGGGCGTATGTCGAGGTGACCGTGCCCAGGAAGTACGCCCCCGAGATCAACGCCCTGATCGACCTCGCCAAGGCCGTCAAGAAGACGGTGCCCAAGGGCGTGGCCTAG
- a CDS encoding Lrp/AsnC family transcriptional regulator codes for MVQAYILIQTEVGKASTVADVIAKLPGVIQAEDVTGPYDVIVRAQADTVDELGRMVVAKVQQVEGITRTLTCPVVHL; via the coding sequence GTGGTACAGGCGTACATCCTGATCCAAACCGAGGTCGGCAAGGCCTCGACCGTGGCCGACGTCATCGCCAAGCTCCCCGGGGTGATACAGGCGGAGGACGTCACGGGCCCTTACGACGTGATCGTCCGCGCCCAGGCCGACACGGTCGATGAACTCGGCCGCATGGTGGTCGCGAAAGTCCAGCAAGTCGAAGGCATCACTCGTACTCTCACCTGCCCGGTCGTCCATCTCTAG
- a CDS encoding D-alanine--D-alanine ligase family protein, with the protein MSSQTPSPGPVPASSGGERHKPRVAVVFGGRSSEHAISVVTAGAVLRAIDREKYDVLPIGITADGRWALTADEPERMGIAGRELPSVERLAESGEGSVVLPVDPGNREVVYSEPGSVPKALGDVDVVFPMLHGPYGEDGTLQGLLELSGVPYVGAGVLASAVGMDKEYMKRVFVSFGLPVGPYEVIRPREWQQEPSAARRRIVEFAAEHGWPLFVKPARAGSSIGITKVEDPADLDEAIEEARRHDPKVIVEALLRGREIECGVLEYEDGPRASLPAEIPPVSSHAFYDFEAKYIDSAAGIVPAPLTEEQTRRVQELAVAAFDAASCEGLVRADFFLLDSGEFVINEINTMPGFTPISMYPRMWQESGVSYPELVDRLLQAALRRSTGLR; encoded by the coding sequence ATGAGCAGCCAGACCCCTTCCCCAGGCCCTGTCCCGGCTTCTTCCGGAGGCGAGCGGCACAAGCCGCGCGTCGCGGTCGTCTTCGGCGGCCGCAGCTCCGAGCACGCCATCTCGGTGGTCACCGCGGGCGCCGTGCTGCGCGCCATCGACCGCGAGAAGTACGACGTGCTGCCGATCGGCATCACCGCTGACGGCCGTTGGGCGCTGACCGCCGACGAGCCCGAGCGGATGGGCATCGCGGGCCGCGAGCTGCCCAGCGTGGAACGGCTCGCCGAGTCCGGCGAAGGTTCGGTCGTCCTCCCGGTCGACCCGGGGAACCGTGAGGTCGTCTACAGCGAGCCGGGGTCGGTGCCCAAGGCGCTGGGCGACGTCGACGTCGTCTTCCCCATGCTGCACGGCCCGTACGGCGAGGACGGCACCCTTCAGGGGCTGCTGGAGCTGTCCGGGGTGCCGTATGTGGGCGCCGGGGTGCTCGCCTCCGCCGTGGGCATGGACAAGGAGTACATGAAGCGGGTGTTCGTCTCCTTCGGGCTGCCCGTCGGCCCGTACGAGGTGATCCGCCCCCGGGAGTGGCAGCAGGAACCTTCCGCCGCCCGCCGCCGGATCGTGGAGTTCGCCGCGGAGCACGGCTGGCCGCTCTTCGTGAAGCCCGCGCGGGCCGGCTCGTCCATCGGCATCACCAAGGTCGAGGACCCGGCGGACCTGGACGAGGCCATCGAGGAGGCCCGGCGCCACGACCCGAAGGTCATCGTGGAGGCGCTGCTGCGCGGCCGCGAGATCGAATGCGGGGTGCTGGAGTACGAGGACGGGCCGCGCGCGAGCCTGCCCGCCGAGATCCCGCCGGTCTCCTCCCACGCCTTCTACGACTTCGAGGCGAAGTACATCGACTCGGCGGCCGGCATCGTGCCCGCGCCGCTCACCGAGGAGCAGACCCGGCGGGTCCAGGAGCTCGCGGTGGCCGCCTTCGACGCGGCGTCCTGCGAGGGGCTGGTCCGGGCCGACTTCTTCCTGCTGGACAGTGGCGAGTTCGTGATCAACGAGATCAACACCATGCCCGGCTTCACCCCGATCTCGATGTACCCGCGCATGTGGCAGGAGAGCGGTGTGAGCTACCCCGAGCTGGTGGACCGGCTGCTGCAGGCCGCGCTGCGCCGCTCGACGGGGCTGCGCTAG
- a CDS encoding lysophospholipid acyltransferase family protein, producing MSGRRIGFWYRTAAVLCKPPLVVLFKRDWHGMEHIPADGGFITAINHNSYLDPLSYAHFQYNTGRVPRFLAKAALFRGGFMGTMLRGTGQIPVYRESTDAANAFRAAVDAINKGECVAFYPEGTLTRDPDMWPMRGKTGAARVALLTKAPVIPVAQWGANEAVPPYAKEKRVRLFPRKTLKVLAGPPVDLSGFYGQEPTAEVLRAATDVIMDAITDLLSEVRGEPAPVHRPGRAISTSTDGPPLPLADEESK from the coding sequence GTGTCCGGCCGCAGAATCGGCTTCTGGTACCGCACGGCAGCGGTCTTGTGCAAACCGCCGCTGGTGGTTCTGTTCAAGCGGGACTGGCACGGAATGGAGCACATTCCGGCCGACGGTGGATTTATCACCGCGATAAATCACAACTCGTATCTCGACCCCCTCTCCTACGCGCACTTCCAGTACAACACCGGCAGGGTGCCGCGCTTCCTCGCCAAGGCCGCCCTCTTCAGGGGCGGCTTCATGGGCACCATGCTCCGCGGCACCGGCCAGATCCCCGTCTACCGCGAGTCCACCGATGCCGCCAACGCCTTCCGGGCCGCCGTGGACGCCATCAACAAGGGCGAGTGCGTGGCCTTCTACCCCGAGGGCACCCTCACCCGCGACCCCGACATGTGGCCCATGCGCGGAAAGACCGGTGCGGCGCGGGTCGCGCTGCTCACCAAGGCCCCCGTCATCCCCGTCGCCCAGTGGGGCGCCAACGAGGCCGTGCCGCCGTACGCCAAGGAGAAGCGGGTCCGCCTCTTCCCGCGCAAGACGCTCAAGGTGCTCGCCGGCCCGCCGGTGGACCTGTCCGGGTTCTACGGCCAGGAGCCCACCGCGGAGGTCCTCCGGGCGGCCACCGACGTCATCATGGACGCCATCACCGACCTCCTCTCCGAGGTGCGCGGAGAGCCGGCGCCCGTTCACCGGCCCGGCCGGGCCATCAGCACCAGCACCGACGGCCCGCCGCTCCCGCTGGCCGATGAGGAGAGCAAGTGA
- a CDS encoding thiamine-phosphate kinase, which yields MKGTVGELGEFGLIRELTSRLTTTPAVRLGPGDDAAVVAAPDRRVVASTDVLLEGRHFRRDWSTAYDVGRKAAAQNLADIAAMGAVPTALLLGLVVPADLPVTWPAELMDGIRDECQVAGAAVVGGDVVRGDTITVAITALGDLRNHEPVTRSGAQPGDVVAVTGWLGWSAAGHAVLSRGFRSPRAFVEAHRRPEPPYHAGPAAAGLGATAMTDVSDGLVADLGHIAEASKVRIDLRSGDIDIPSQMSDIGQAVGVDPLQWVLSGGEDHAIVATFPPDAKLPARWKVIGEVLNPSALPQVTVDGAPWAHGGWDHFGDGEGAE from the coding sequence ATGAAGGGCACCGTGGGCGAGTTGGGGGAGTTCGGGCTCATCAGAGAGCTCACCTCCCGGCTCACCACCACCCCGGCGGTGAGGTTGGGGCCCGGTGACGATGCCGCGGTTGTGGCCGCGCCCGACCGGAGGGTCGTGGCCAGTACGGATGTCCTGCTGGAGGGCAGGCACTTCCGCAGGGACTGGTCCACCGCCTATGACGTCGGCCGTAAGGCCGCGGCCCAGAACCTGGCGGACATCGCGGCCATGGGCGCGGTGCCGACCGCGCTGCTGCTCGGCCTGGTGGTCCCCGCCGATCTGCCGGTGACCTGGCCGGCCGAGCTGATGGACGGCATCCGCGACGAATGCCAGGTCGCGGGCGCGGCCGTGGTCGGCGGCGATGTGGTGCGCGGGGACACCATCACCGTGGCCATCACCGCCCTGGGCGATCTGCGCAACCATGAGCCGGTCACCCGATCCGGTGCCCAGCCCGGCGACGTTGTCGCCGTCACCGGATGGCTGGGCTGGTCGGCGGCCGGACACGCGGTGCTCTCACGCGGCTTCCGCTCGCCGCGGGCCTTCGTCGAGGCGCACCGCCGGCCGGAACCGCCGTACCACGCCGGTCCCGCCGCCGCCGGGCTCGGCGCGACCGCCATGACCGATGTGAGCGACGGGCTGGTGGCCGACCTCGGGCATATCGCGGAGGCCAGCAAGGTCCGTATCGATCTGCGCTCGGGGGACATCGACATCCCCTCGCAGATGTCGGACATCGGTCAGGCGGTGGGCGTCGATCCGCTGCAGTGGGTGCTCAGCGGGGGAGAGGACCACGCGATCGTGGCCACTTTCCCGCCCGACGCCAAGCTGCCGGCCCGCTGGAAGGTGATCGGCGAGGTGCTGAACCCCTCGGCGCTGCCCCAGGTGACGGTGGACGGAGCCCCCTGGGCCCATGGGGGCTGGGACCACTTCGGCGACGGTGAGGGTGCCGAGTGA
- a CDS encoding NAD(P)H-dependent glycerol-3-phosphate dehydrogenase codes for MTRCAVFGTGSWGTAFAMVLADAGCEVTLWGRRPGVVEAINTGRTNPDYFPGVRLPDGVRATTDPAEAAAGAEFTVFSVPSQTLRGNLSEWAPLLAADTVLVSLMKGVELGTAKRMSEVVQEVAKAPAERVAVLTGPNLAKEIAARQPAASVVACPDESVARRLQTACHTAYFRPYTNTDVVGCELGGAVKNVIALAVGIADGMGLGDNTKASLITRGLAETTRLGLAMGADAHTFAGLAGMGDLVATCSSPLSRNHTFGTNLGRGMTLEETIAVTKQTAEGVKSCESVLDLARRFDVDMPITETVVEIVHDGKQPLVALKELMSRSAKAERH; via the coding sequence GTGACGCGCTGCGCCGTCTTCGGCACCGGCTCCTGGGGCACCGCCTTCGCGATGGTGCTCGCCGACGCCGGCTGCGAGGTGACGCTGTGGGGCCGCCGGCCCGGTGTCGTCGAGGCCATCAACACCGGCCGCACCAATCCCGACTACTTCCCCGGGGTGCGGCTCCCCGACGGCGTGCGGGCCACCACCGACCCGGCCGAGGCCGCGGCCGGCGCGGAGTTCACCGTCTTCTCCGTGCCCTCCCAGACGCTGCGCGGCAACCTCTCCGAATGGGCCCCGCTGCTGGCCGCCGACACCGTGCTGGTCTCCCTGATGAAGGGCGTCGAACTCGGCACGGCCAAGCGGATGAGCGAGGTCGTGCAGGAGGTCGCCAAGGCGCCCGCGGAGCGCGTCGCGGTGCTCACCGGGCCCAACCTCGCCAAGGAGATCGCCGCCCGGCAGCCCGCCGCCTCCGTGGTGGCCTGCCCGGACGAGAGCGTGGCCCGCCGCCTCCAGACCGCCTGCCACACCGCGTACTTCCGCCCGTACACCAACACCGACGTGGTCGGCTGCGAGCTGGGCGGCGCGGTGAAGAACGTCATCGCGCTGGCCGTGGGCATCGCCGACGGCATGGGGCTCGGCGACAACACCAAGGCGTCGCTCATCACCCGCGGCCTCGCCGAAACGACCAGGCTGGGCCTGGCGATGGGCGCCGACGCGCACACCTTCGCGGGCCTGGCGGGCATGGGCGACCTCGTCGCCACCTGCTCCTCCCCGCTCTCCCGCAACCACACCTTCGGCACCAACCTGGGGCGCGGGATGACGCTGGAGGAGACCATCGCGGTCACCAAGCAGACCGCGGAGGGCGTCAAGTCGTGCGAGTCCGTGCTGGATCTCGCCCGGCGCTTCGATGTCGACATGCCCATCACCGAGACCGTCGTCGAGATCGTGCACGACGGCAAACAGCCGCTTGTCGCACTCAAAGAGCTGATGTCCCGCAGCGCCAAGGCCGAGCGGCACTGA